In Bacteroidales bacterium, the DNA window CTTGCATCGTAGCGAACTATTTCCTGGTGGTCATATTTTATAAGGGATTCAGCATCAGTGAACCATAACGTATTTTGTTTGCGATCGTAATGAAGTTGCCGCATCAATGGTATTCCGTATTCCGAACCAAAGTCTTCAATTTCATTTCCGCTCATTCTAACAATTCCTGATGTTGTACTTAGCCAGATGTAGCCATCTTCAGTAACAATTGCATTTGAAAAATTGGCACCAGGAATGCCGTCTTCAGCCGAAAAAGCGTGGATGGTAGCGCCGGCCTTGGTGGTGAGGGTGCGCTGTGCTTTTAGCTGGCCTGACTGAATCATTGCCAGCAACAAGAAGAAAAACACCCACATTTTTGAGTAGAGAAAAAACTCTCCAACCAGTCTTATGGGTAAAACCCCGCTGATTGATTTTTGCGGGACTGCAATCGTATAATTCATTGTTTTGGTTTTTCTGGTTCATTTGAAGTAGTGCCGATAATATTGCTTATTTATAATTATAAGCATATTGGCTAAATACAAGCTACTTAACATACCGGAAACGATTTGGTTTACACAAATAGTTTTTCTGATATGCCAGGGTGCTGTCAGGAATTTGATCCGGAAAGTTTCTGAAGCTTATTATGAAAAGATGACAGGCAACAATATGCAGCTACAAATGTTTAATAAATGATAAAAACCCATCAAGAATAAGCTTTTACGCACTCGTGCTGCATAAAAATGAATCTAAGAACACCAATGAACACAACGAATATACAGGACATACCTTTTGAAAAATTTTTATGCGATATAAAAGAGCGCATGAAGAATGTGTTCCATGTAAGGGCCAGCATTGACCAGATAGCGCTCAAACGTGGAATGCCCCCTTTTGTACTGCGTGAGATCATGAGTCTGAATCCTCTATCGGTGGCAATTCCTGTAGCGTACGGTGGCCGGGGAAGCAAAATGGAAGAAACCATTGCACTGCTTGAAGCCACTGCATATGAATCGCTTGCATTATCGCTTACGTTGGGTATCAACATGGCCTTATTCCTTCAACCTGTTGGCAAATACGGTCAGGAAGAAATCAAGCAACCCATCTTTGACAGGTTCCTGAACCACCAGAACATGGGTGGCTTAATGATTACCGAACCAGGGTTCGGAAGTGATGCTCTGAATATGCAAACACATTTTACTGAAGTGAATGGCAAGTATAAGCTCAGGGGTCTGAAACACTGGGCCGGGTTGACAGGCTGGGCAGAATACTGGCTGCTCACAGCTCGTGAACGCCTGCCTTCGGGCGAGCTTAAAAGAGATATTGATTTCTTTATCTGCGATGAAACAAGCCCGGGACAACAAATCATTGTTGAAGAAGTGTTTTCGAACCTCGGACTCTATCAGATTCCTTACGGACGAAACCGCATTGATGTAACACTACCCAAAACCCATAAACTGATCCCTGAAACCACCGGCCTGAAAATGATGCTCGATCTCTTGCACCGCAGCAGGCTGCATATTCCTGGCATGGCTATCGGATTCGTAAAACGAATGCTTGATGAAAGCATGGCTCATGTGAAACAGCGATACATTGGCGGAAAATCGCTTTTCAGCCATGATCAGGTTCAGCAGCGGCTCGCCAAGCTTCAGTCATATTATACAATATGTGCAGCCATGTGTGCCCACAGCTGTAAAACGGCCGATATCAATAACGATCTTTCAATGATTGGGTTCGAATCCAATTCAGTGAAATGCGTGGTCACCGATATCATGCAGGAATCTGCTCAATCGGCCACACAGTTGTTTGGCGCCAGCGCCTTTAAACTCGATCACATTGCCGGAAGAGGTATCATTGACAGCCGCCCCTTCCAGATCTTTGAGGGCCCTAATGATATATTGTACACACAAATTACGGGCAGCCTTCTAAAAATGATGAAAAAAGCTAAGGAAAGTAACCTTTACCACTTCCTGAAAGACTTTGACCTAACTGCGAAATCGGCTGCTTTCTTTAAAAAGCTCCTTGATTTTGATCTGGATACCAATCTCCCGCAACGCAAAATGGTGGAACTTGGCCAGGTGCTGGGGCGGATTGTCTCTTCTGAAATGGTTATTAACCTTGGCGATTCCGGCTACCGCAAGGATTTGATCAACAATGGGCTCGAAATGCTTAACCAGGAAATAACCTCACTGATAAGCGGTTTCAACGTTAAAAATACAACAGCGGTTGTTGAAGATTACAATGAAAACAGTTCGTGGCGGGGTTTCCGGTGAATGGTTCGGTGGTTGTAGCAGTGAAAGATTTTTTGGCAACTTCTTTAATCCGAGCTTGGTAGAAAGTTTTTTTACAACTGGAAAATACATCTTTGATCTTTTAACTCTCACAGCGATTAATTTATTTTCTGCCATACGGTTCTTCCATTCTCAACCAGCAACAGCGCCCAACAAATTCCTACCTTTGCAAGAAAAAACGAATGACCCGTTTGAGTGTAAACATCAATAAAATTGCTACTTTGCGCAATGCGCGGGGTGGCAATGTACCGGATGTAATTGAAACTGCAAAAAACATTGAACGATTTGGCGCGCAGGGAATCACCGTACATCCCCGGCCCGATGAGCGCCATATCCGCCGCAGCGATGTATATGAACTGAAAAAAGTAGTAACCACCGAGTTCAACATCGAGGGCTATCCGTCAGAAGATTTTATCAAAATGGTGCTAGTGGTTAAACCGCATCAGGTTACCCTGGTTCCCGATCCGCCGGAAGCGCTGACTTCAAGTGCAGGCTGGGATACCATTAAGCACGAAGCGTTTTTGAAAGAAGTGGTTAAAAGGTTTCATGATGCCGGAA includes these proteins:
- a CDS encoding acyl-CoA/acyl-ACP dehydrogenase, giving the protein MNTTNIQDIPFEKFLCDIKERMKNVFHVRASIDQIALKRGMPPFVLREIMSLNPLSVAIPVAYGGRGSKMEETIALLEATAYESLALSLTLGINMALFLQPVGKYGQEEIKQPIFDRFLNHQNMGGLMITEPGFGSDALNMQTHFTEVNGKYKLRGLKHWAGLTGWAEYWLLTARERLPSGELKRDIDFFICDETSPGQQIIVEEVFSNLGLYQIPYGRNRIDVTLPKTHKLIPETTGLKMMLDLLHRSRLHIPGMAIGFVKRMLDESMAHVKQRYIGGKSLFSHDQVQQRLAKLQSYYTICAAMCAHSCKTADINNDLSMIGFESNSVKCVVTDIMQESAQSATQLFGASAFKLDHIAGRGIIDSRPFQIFEGPNDILYTQITGSLLKMMKKAKESNLYHFLKDFDLTAKSAAFFKKLLDFDLDTNLPQRKMVELGQVLGRIVSSEMVINLGDSGYRKDLINNGLEMLNQEITSLISGFNVKNTTAVVEDYNENSSWRGFR
- a CDS encoding pyridoxine 5'-phosphate synthase, whose translation is MTRLSVNINKIATLRNARGGNVPDVIETAKNIERFGAQGITVHPRPDERHIRRSDVYELKKVVTTEFNIEGYPSEDFIKMVLVVKPHQVTLVPDPPEALTSSAGWDTIKHEAFLKEVVKRFHDAGIRTSLFIETDTEMIFRAAKTGTDRVELYTEPYAANYEKDREAAIKPFIEAAKAAAEAGLGLNAGHDLNLNNLRYFKDNITGLMEVSIGHALISDALYLGLENTVQLYLERLKY